One genomic segment of Bifidobacterium breve DSM 20213 = JCM 1192 includes these proteins:
- a CDS encoding nucleotidyltransferase substrate binding protein, with translation MKKYENYVSALKSLRKAPEQDLSNDFIQSGIIDKFELQFELGWKLFKALLAYEGDPVSASGSPRDVLKTAFQYYDFMDESLWLRMLRDRNDSAHIYDEERARRLVDAIIVDYIPEFERVNQGLVVRYGEALND, from the coding sequence ATGAAAAAATATGAGAATTACGTTTCCGCACTGAAGTCGCTGCGCAAGGCTCCCGAACAGGATCTCAGCAATGATTTCATCCAGAGCGGCATCATTGACAAGTTCGAGTTGCAGTTTGAGCTTGGTTGGAAACTGTTCAAGGCGCTGCTGGCTTATGAGGGAGACCCTGTTTCCGCTTCCGGTTCTCCGCGAGATGTGCTCAAAACCGCTTTCCAATATTACGATTTCATGGACGAATCGTTGTGGCTGCGTATGCTGCGCGATCGCAATGATTCTGCTCATATCTACGATGAGGAACGCGCCCGGCGTCTTGTAGATGCCATCATCGTTGATTACATCCCCGAATTTGAGCGTGTGAATCAGGGGTTGGTCGTTCGTTACGGCGAAGCATTGAACGATTAG
- a CDS encoding glycoside hydrolase family 5 protein: MALGTLGIGEQINGVNLGNWLVLEKWMKPGIFAASGEADEIWLHRATESAELEALLTRHRDTYITEADFRNIAAHGCNLVRIPVPYFIFGDVSGHPGCIEYLDRAFDWAERTGLKILIDLHTVPGSQNGFDNGGLTGVVRWHHSPRAVAYALDVLTRLAKRYRDRAALFGIEVLNEPIDWLTYATSSSSRQAKDSFEARRSGPIPMVFLKRFYRESYRRLRPILAENQAIVFHDGFRLGRWRDWFVREGMRGVMLDTHIYLVAAEQFSLFRLIPDRWLMGWYRLFVRWNECCIRRAARYTPVIVGEWCVANNLVNRTPSARNAVYREVAAMQRKAWSASAGQIYWSYQLRGNRAFLPTIDPQSDTSRLDPWDLTHVWHAGWMAWGLQGMFGGAKLPSSGKMATLTEYLRRQTASSWQVDAAE, encoded by the coding sequence ATGGCACTGGGCACGCTGGGCATTGGCGAACAAATCAATGGGGTGAACCTCGGCAACTGGCTGGTACTGGAAAAGTGGATGAAGCCGGGGATTTTTGCCGCCAGCGGCGAAGCGGACGAGATCTGGCTGCATCGGGCTACGGAGTCTGCTGAGTTGGAGGCTCTGCTGACGCGGCATCGCGACACGTATATCACTGAAGCTGATTTTCGGAACATTGCCGCGCATGGCTGCAATCTGGTGCGTATTCCTGTGCCGTATTTTATCTTCGGGGATGTGTCCGGTCATCCGGGCTGCATCGAGTACTTGGACAGGGCGTTCGACTGGGCTGAGCGTACCGGTCTCAAGATTCTTATCGACCTGCACACGGTGCCCGGCTCACAGAACGGATTCGACAATGGCGGCCTCACCGGCGTGGTGCGCTGGCATCATAGCCCGCGAGCGGTCGCCTATGCGCTGGATGTGCTGACTCGTTTGGCCAAACGGTACCGTGATCGCGCGGCGCTGTTCGGTATCGAGGTGCTGAATGAGCCGATCGATTGGTTGACGTATGCTACGTCGTCATCGAGCAGGCAGGCAAAGGATAGCTTTGAAGCACGGAGGAGTGGGCCGATTCCAATGGTGTTCCTCAAGCGTTTCTACCGTGAGTCGTATCGCCGGTTGCGCCCGATTTTGGCCGAGAACCAAGCCATCGTGTTCCATGACGGCTTCCGACTGGGCCGTTGGCGGGACTGGTTTGTGCGGGAGGGCATGCGGGGCGTCATGCTCGATACGCATATCTATCTGGTTGCGGCCGAACAATTCTCGCTGTTCCGTCTGATTCCGGATCGGTGGCTGATGGGCTGGTATCGCTTGTTCGTGCGCTGGAACGAATGCTGCATCCGCCGGGCCGCGCGCTATACGCCGGTGATCGTAGGGGAGTGGTGCGTGGCCAACAATCTGGTGAACCGAACCCCTTCAGCGAGGAATGCCGTCTATCGCGAGGTCGCCGCCATGCAGCGCAAAGCGTGGAGCGCATCTGCCGGGCAGATCTACTGGAGCTACCAACTGCGCGGCAATCGCGCTTTCCTGCCCACTATCGACCCGCAATCCGACACGTCACGGCTCGACCCATGGGACCTCACCCACGTTTGGCACGCCGGTTGGATGGCCTGGGGGCTTCAGGGTATGTTTGGCGGCGCTAAGTTGCCAAGCTCTGGCAAGATGGCGACACTGACGGAATATCTGCGGCGCCAAACTGCCAGTTCTTGGCAGGTTGACGCCGCAGAGTGA
- a CDS encoding nucleotidyltransferase family protein, whose translation MVPIEHVYEQIRTFAADAGARKVVLFGSRAKGVNRPKSDIDLAVAGCPDFNRLEQNLQDNLWSLLKVDVINLDEPISSSLRAEIERSGKVLYEKI comes from the coding sequence ATGGTTCCTATTGAGCACGTGTACGAACAGATTCGTACGTTCGCCGCTGATGCCGGCGCTCGCAAGGTCGTGCTGTTCGGTTCTCGCGCAAAGGGTGTGAACCGGCCTAAAAGCGATATCGATCTTGCCGTGGCCGGTTGCCCCGATTTCAATCGCTTGGAGCAGAACCTTCAGGACAATCTGTGGTCACTGCTTAAAGTTGATGTCATTAATCTGGATGAGCCGATTTCTTCATCGCTGAGGGCGGAGATTGAGCGTAGCGGAAAGGTATTGTATGAAAAAATATGA
- a CDS encoding glycoside hydrolase family 3 N-terminal domain-containing protein: MTDNTTPAATAETLPYKNPDLPAGERIADLLSRMTLEEKVGQMMQLDARGGDLEDLIVNKHVGSILHTSPEDLSRAAKTVNEKTRLGIPLIIGDDCIHGYSFWPGATIFPSQLGMAVSWDPDKVKAAGRATAEEVSCTGVHWTFSPVLCIARDTRWGRVDETFGEDPMLIGELASAMVKGYQGGAKAGEELPKNAILACAKHFAGYSETQGGRDASEADLSHRKLESWFLPPFERVAKEGCGTFMLGYESIEGVPVTFNKWLLTDKLRGAWKYNGTLITDWDNVGRSVWEQHVKPDYVHAAADAVKAGNDLVMTTPQFYEGAIEAVKTGLLDESLIDDAVARILALKFRLGLFEDPRLPDAERIKAVIGSAEHQQINLELARESVALLRNDGTLPFAANTAKRIAVVGPLADDAQNQLGDWTGNSGQVSWMPDGQPRDMIATVLDGLIQLAADDCEVVYSRGANVIDLVPDPAGEFYPDGQPRPKIGVSAAVDQALIDEAVANARQSDLIVAVVGDVVQLVGETCSTATLELLGGQNALLDALAAVSRETGKPMVTVLISSKPQVLPASIVGEYGVFAKRVSDPETGTGSILWAPNPGMRGGQAIAEIILGLTNPSGRLPITFPRHAGQLPVYYNQIRGQHGDRYADLTQDPAFAFGEGLSYTTFAYGEPTIVGGASNADGTFAETDTVRAEITLTNTGERAGVEIVQAYIGDIVTSYSWTDRELKAFQRVALEPGETKTVAFEIPVANCTIVDPDANRIVEPGEFELLIGHSSRREDLKRTTFTVA; the protein is encoded by the coding sequence ATGACCGACAACACTACGCCTGCCGCAACTGCTGAAACCTTACCGTACAAGAATCCTGATTTGCCCGCTGGTGAGCGAATCGCCGACTTGCTCTCTCGTATGACACTTGAAGAGAAGGTCGGCCAGATGATGCAGCTTGACGCCCGCGGCGGCGATCTTGAGGATCTCATCGTGAATAAGCATGTCGGATCCATTCTGCATACCAGCCCCGAGGATTTATCTCGTGCCGCCAAGACCGTCAATGAGAAGACGCGTCTGGGCATCCCGTTGATTATCGGAGATGACTGCATCCATGGATACTCCTTCTGGCCGGGCGCCACTATTTTCCCGTCCCAGCTCGGCATGGCTGTCAGCTGGGATCCGGACAAGGTCAAGGCCGCCGGCCGTGCTACCGCCGAGGAGGTCTCTTGTACCGGTGTACATTGGACGTTTTCTCCTGTGTTGTGCATCGCCCGAGATACCCGTTGGGGGCGTGTGGATGAGACTTTCGGCGAAGACCCGATGTTGATCGGCGAACTCGCCTCCGCCATGGTCAAGGGCTATCAAGGCGGTGCCAAGGCCGGTGAGGAACTGCCAAAGAACGCAATCCTGGCCTGCGCCAAACATTTCGCCGGCTATTCCGAAACCCAAGGCGGCCGCGACGCCTCCGAAGCGGACCTCTCCCACCGCAAGCTCGAATCCTGGTTCCTGCCGCCGTTCGAGCGCGTGGCCAAAGAAGGTTGCGGTACGTTCATGCTGGGTTACGAGTCCATTGAAGGCGTGCCGGTCACATTCAACAAATGGTTGCTGACCGACAAGCTGCGCGGCGCATGGAAGTACAACGGCACGCTGATCACCGATTGGGACAACGTCGGCCGTTCGGTATGGGAGCAGCACGTCAAACCCGATTACGTGCACGCCGCGGCAGACGCGGTCAAGGCCGGCAACGACCTGGTCATGACCACCCCGCAGTTCTACGAGGGTGCCATCGAAGCCGTAAAAACCGGTCTGCTCGACGAATCCCTGATTGATGACGCAGTAGCTCGCATCCTAGCTCTGAAATTCCGCCTCGGCTTGTTCGAAGACCCGCGTCTGCCGGACGCCGAACGCATCAAGGCAGTCATCGGTTCGGCCGAACACCAGCAAATCAACCTGGAACTCGCCCGCGAATCCGTCGCCCTGCTGCGCAACGACGGCACCCTGCCGTTCGCCGCGAACACGGCCAAGCGCATCGCCGTGGTAGGTCCGCTCGCCGACGACGCCCAGAACCAGCTCGGCGACTGGACCGGCAACTCCGGTCAGGTTTCCTGGATGCCGGACGGCCAGCCGCGCGATATGATCGCCACCGTGCTCGACGGCCTGATCCAGCTCGCCGCCGACGATTGCGAGGTCGTCTACTCGCGCGGCGCGAACGTCATCGACCTCGTGCCCGACCCCGCAGGCGAGTTCTACCCGGACGGCCAGCCCCGCCCGAAGATCGGCGTCTCCGCCGCCGTGGACCAGGCCCTGATCGACGAGGCCGTGGCCAACGCCCGCCAGTCCGATCTGATCGTGGCCGTGGTCGGCGACGTGGTCCAGCTGGTCGGCGAAACCTGCTCCACCGCCACGCTCGAACTGCTCGGCGGCCAGAACGCCCTGCTCGACGCGCTCGCCGCCGTCTCGCGCGAAACCGGCAAGCCGATGGTCACCGTGCTCATCAGCTCCAAGCCGCAGGTGCTGCCCGCCTCCATCGTGGGGGAGTATGGCGTGTTCGCCAAGCGCGTCAGCGACCCTGAAACCGGCACCGGCTCCATCCTGTGGGCGCCGAACCCGGGCATGCGCGGCGGCCAGGCCATCGCCGAAATCATCCTGGGTCTGACCAACCCGTCGGGCCGACTGCCGATCACCTTCCCGCGCCACGCGGGCCAGCTGCCGGTCTACTACAACCAGATCCGCGGCCAGCACGGCGACCGGTACGCCGACCTCACCCAGGATCCGGCGTTCGCGTTCGGCGAAGGCCTGAGCTACACGACGTTCGCATACGGCGAACCGACCATCGTGGGCGGCGCAAGCAATGCCGACGGCACCTTTGCCGAAACCGACACTGTACGCGCCGAAATCACCCTCACCAACACCGGCGAGCGCGCCGGCGTGGAGATCGTGCAGGCCTACATCGGCGACATCGTGACCTCCTACAGCTGGACCGACCGCGAATTGAAGGCGTTCCAGCGCGTCGCACTGGAGCCCGGCGAGACCAAGACCGTCGCCTTCGAGATCCCGGTGGCGAACTGCACGATCGTGGATCCGGACGCCAACCGCATCGTCGAGCCCGGCGAATTCGAACTGCTCATCGGCCACTCCTCGCGCCGTGAGGATTTGAAGCGCACCACGTTCACCGTGGCGTAG
- a CDS encoding exo-alpha-(1->6)-L-arabinopyranosidase — MSESTYPSVKDLTLEEKASLTSGGDAWHLQGVESKGIPGYMITDGPHGLRKSLASSTGETDLDDSVPATCFPPAAGLSSSWNPELIHKVGEAMAEECIQEKVAVILGPGVNIKRNPLGGRCFEYWSEDPYLAGHEAIGIVEGVQSKGVGTSLKHFAANNQETDRLRVDARISPRALREIYFPAFEYIVKKAQPWTIMCSYNRINGVHSAQNHWLLTNVLRDEWGFEGIVMSDWGADHDRGASLNAGLNLEMPPSYTDDQIVYAVRDGRITPAQLDRMAQGMIDLVNKTRAAMSIDNYRFDVDVHDEVAHQAAIESIVMLKNDDAILPLNAGPVANPSATPQKIAVIGEFARTPRYQGGGSSHITPAKMTSFLDTLAERGIKADFAPGFTLDLEPADPALESEAVETAKNADVVLMFLGLPEAAESEGFDRDTLDMPAKQITLLEQVAAANKNVVVVLSNGSVITVAPWAKNAKGILESWLLGQSGGPALADVIFGQVSPSGKLAQSIPLDINDDPSMLNWPGEEGHVDYGEGVFVGYRYYDTYGKAVDYPFGYGLSYATFEITGVAVAKTGANTATVTATVTNTSDVDAAETVQVYVAPGKADVARPKHELKGFTKVFLKAGESKTVTIDLDERAFAYWSEKYNDWHVESGEYAIEVGTSSRDIAETVTVALDGDGKTQPLTEWSTYGEWEADPFGAKIVAAVAAAGEAGELPKLPDNAMMRMFLNSMPINSLPTLLGEGGKKITAFMLDEYAKLSK; from the coding sequence ATGAGCGAGTCCACCTACCCGTCCGTCAAGGATCTGACCCTGGAAGAGAAGGCATCCCTCACCTCCGGCGGCGACGCCTGGCATCTGCAGGGCGTGGAGTCCAAAGGCATCCCAGGCTACATGATCACTGACGGTCCTCACGGTCTGAGGAAGTCCCTGGCCTCCAGCACCGGTGAGACCGACCTTGACGACTCCGTGCCCGCTACCTGCTTCCCGCCGGCCGCCGGCTTGTCCAGCTCTTGGAATCCTGAGCTCATTCACAAGGTTGGTGAGGCGATGGCTGAGGAGTGCATTCAAGAAAAGGTGGCTGTGATTCTTGGCCCCGGCGTCAATATCAAGCGCAACCCGCTCGGTGGCCGCTGCTTCGAATACTGGTCCGAAGACCCGTACTTGGCTGGTCATGAAGCCATTGGCATTGTTGAAGGCGTGCAGTCCAAGGGCGTGGGCACGTCGCTCAAGCACTTCGCCGCCAACAATCAGGAAACCGACCGTCTGCGCGTCGATGCCCGCATCAGCCCGCGCGCCCTGCGCGAAATTTACTTCCCGGCCTTCGAGTACATCGTCAAGAAAGCTCAGCCGTGGACCATCATGTGCTCCTACAACCGCATCAACGGCGTGCATTCCGCACAGAACCACTGGCTGCTGACCAACGTGCTGCGCGACGAATGGGGCTTCGAGGGCATCGTCATGTCCGATTGGGGCGCCGATCATGACCGTGGGGCCTCCCTGAATGCAGGCCTGAATCTGGAGATGCCGCCGAGCTACACCGACGACCAAATTGTCTACGCCGTCCGCGACGGCCGAATCACCCCCGCCCAGCTCGATCGTATGGCTCAGGGCATGATTGACTTGGTAAACAAGACCCGCGCTGCAATGAGCATCGATAATTACCGTTTCGATGTGGACGTCCACGATGAAGTCGCCCATCAGGCCGCTATTGAATCCATTGTGATGCTCAAGAACGATGATGCGATTCTGCCGCTGAACGCCGGTCCAGTCGCCAATCCGTCCGCCACGCCCCAGAAGATCGCCGTTATCGGCGAATTCGCCCGCACCCCGCGCTACCAGGGCGGCGGATCCTCCCACATCACCCCCGCCAAGATGACCAGCTTCCTCGACACGCTCGCCGAGCGCGGCATCAAGGCCGACTTCGCCCCCGGCTTCACGCTCGATCTGGAACCGGCCGACCCGGCCCTCGAATCCGAAGCCGTGGAAACCGCCAAGAACGCCGACGTTGTCCTCATGTTCCTGGGCTTGCCGGAAGCCGCGGAATCCGAGGGCTTCGACCGCGACACCCTCGACATGCCCGCCAAGCAGATCACCCTACTCGAACAGGTCGCCGCCGCAAACAAGAACGTCGTGGTCGTGCTGTCCAACGGTTCCGTGATCACCGTGGCCCCGTGGGCCAAGAACGCCAAGGGCATCCTCGAATCCTGGTTGCTCGGCCAGTCCGGTGGCCCGGCGCTCGCCGATGTGATTTTCGGCCAGGTCAGCCCGTCCGGCAAGCTCGCCCAGTCGATTCCGCTGGACATCAACGATGACCCGAGCATGCTGAACTGGCCGGGCGAGGAAGGCCACGTCGACTACGGCGAGGGCGTGTTCGTCGGTTACCGCTACTACGACACCTACGGCAAGGCTGTCGACTACCCGTTCGGCTACGGCCTGAGCTACGCCACGTTCGAGATCACCGGTGTCGCCGTCGCCAAGACCGGCGCGAACACCGCCACCGTGACCGCCACCGTGACCAACACCTCCGATGTGGACGCTGCCGAAACCGTGCAGGTGTATGTGGCTCCGGGCAAGGCCGACGTGGCTCGCCCGAAGCACGAGCTCAAGGGCTTCACCAAGGTGTTCCTCAAGGCCGGTGAGTCCAAGACCGTGACCATCGACCTTGATGAGCGCGCGTTCGCCTACTGGTCCGAAAAGTATAACGACTGGCATGTGGAGTCTGGCGAATACGCCATCGAAGTTGGCACCAGCTCGCGCGATATTGCGGAGACCGTGACCGTGGCCCTCGATGGCGACGGCAAGACCCAGCCGCTCACCGAATGGTCCACCTACGGCGAGTGGGAGGCCGATCCGTTCGGCGCCAAGATCGTGGCCGCCGTGGCCGCCGCCGGCGAGGCCGGCGAGCTGCCGAAGCTTCCGGATAATGCGATGATGCGCATGTTCCTCAACTCCATGCCCATCAACTCGCTGCCCACCCTGCTGGGCGAAGGCGGCAAGAAAATCACCGCCTTCATGCTCGACGAGTACGCCAAGCTGAGCAAGTAA
- a CDS encoding TetR/AcrR family transcriptional regulator has translation MNAPSPTDTDRRTTILDAAVESFGKLGYYGTSLQRIATEVGLTKAGVLHYVGSKEGLLDLALTEEYDRVTESINAAMVAQERPLIADMWRQVVAVNNKRPALVHMFSTLSAEALDPTHPAHDYFADRERRTVTMALNINWAVPQGVNVEHVLQAGFSMMDGLQLRWLRTPGQDLNAMWADCEGVLMPLPLWDGYR, from the coding sequence ATGAACGCCCCCTCCCCTACCGATACCGATCGTCGTACCACGATTCTCGACGCCGCCGTCGAATCGTTCGGCAAGCTCGGCTATTACGGCACGTCACTGCAACGCATCGCCACCGAAGTGGGGCTTACCAAGGCCGGAGTGCTGCATTACGTGGGCAGCAAGGAGGGACTGCTCGATCTGGCGCTGACCGAGGAATACGACCGGGTCACCGAATCGATCAATGCCGCGATGGTCGCCCAAGAGCGCCCGCTTATCGCGGATATGTGGCGTCAGGTGGTGGCGGTGAACAACAAGAGGCCCGCACTGGTGCACATGTTCTCCACACTGAGCGCCGAGGCACTTGACCCGACCCACCCCGCGCACGATTATTTCGCCGACCGCGAGCGCCGCACGGTCACCATGGCGCTCAACATCAACTGGGCCGTGCCGCAAGGCGTCAACGTCGAACATGTGCTGCAGGCCGGATTCTCGATGATGGACGGCCTTCAGCTGCGCTGGCTGCGCACCCCCGGCCAGGACCTCAACGCCATGTGGGCCGATTGTGAGGGCGTGCTGATGCCTTTGCCCCTGTGGGACGGGTATCGCTGA
- a CDS encoding TetR/AcrR family transcriptional regulator, with protein MFCFGTVLHIRPRILDVVAHGSGENADRLADMTAGNSLQHKRVRKSPGERRQEILDAAVRLISERGYNGTSVQDVADAVGVTKQGVLRYFPSKDNLLAAVYHENYNTFGSVEDFMASGLPGSGPDDFRLPAYLRFLVHCNSTRPMLVQLFSILQVESFNPAHPLHDEFANRRDSIWQYYSTYNWNLPSEFTSFEEVRPTLRHALEIMDGVQLRWLRGPAIDLCDEWADLEPAIFPSPIWDGYR; from the coding sequence ATGTTTTGTTTTGGCACCGTTTTGCATATCCGGCCAAGGATATTGGATGTGGTTGCGCATGGGAGTGGGGAGAATGCGGATAGACTGGCGGATATGACAGCTGGGAATTCATTGCAGCATAAGCGTGTTCGCAAGTCGCCGGGGGAACGCCGGCAGGAAATTCTCGATGCCGCCGTGCGACTGATTTCCGAGCGTGGCTACAACGGTACTTCTGTGCAGGATGTGGCCGATGCGGTCGGTGTTACCAAGCAGGGAGTTTTGCGATATTTTCCTAGCAAAGATAACCTGCTTGCCGCGGTGTATCACGAGAATTACAACACGTTTGGCAGTGTGGAAGACTTCATGGCCTCCGGCCTGCCTGGTTCAGGGCCCGATGATTTCAGATTGCCCGCATATCTGAGGTTCTTGGTACATTGCAATTCCACGCGCCCCATGCTTGTTCAGCTGTTCTCGATATTGCAGGTCGAATCGTTCAATCCTGCGCATCCGTTACATGACGAGTTTGCCAATCGTCGGGATTCAATATGGCAATACTATTCGACATACAACTGGAACCTGCCTTCCGAATTCACCTCGTTTGAGGAGGTCCGGCCCACGTTGCGCCATGCTCTGGAGATCATGGATGGTGTGCAACTGAGGTGGTTACGGGGGCCGGCCATTGACTTATGCGATGAATGGGCCGATCTGGAGCCGGCGATATTTCCTTCGCCGATATGGGACGGGTATCGCTGA
- a CDS encoding glutamate-cysteine ligase family protein: protein MVTPRISYAHLLAKPNPKHVESLLKFFENGRSQRGTGGFGVEIEHLPVHNSDDTAVSYYEPNGIEALLKRLAPYYDEEKEYWENGHLVGLSRSGVAVSLEPGGQVETSIGILKKPSDLNTLYSKFRRELDPILDDLDFRLVNYGYQPKSSFADVPVNPKDRYDAMTDYLGRVGQFGPCMMRCSASTQVSIDYVDERDSIEKLRLGTVIGPILAYFFRNTPYFEGETNPWPLLRQRMWDYLDFQRTNVLPGLFDDRYGWEDYAIDVLSTPLMFADLTHTPEAVASGASPKELHRPAFRENAGEVYPDRELNPYEINHIISTHFNDVRLKNFIELRHWDSLPIERAERLTEIVSSLFYVPEHRERLESYFEGISEEEVFEAKANIQAHGREASPYGQPLDFWKEFLGLEGLLSDIPGDLKHPDVFQE, encoded by the coding sequence ATGGTTACTCCCCGAATCAGTTACGCGCACCTACTCGCCAAGCCGAACCCCAAGCATGTCGAGAGCCTGCTCAAGTTCTTTGAGAACGGTCGCTCCCAGCGTGGCACCGGTGGCTTCGGTGTGGAGATCGAGCACCTGCCCGTGCACAACAGCGACGACACTGCCGTAAGCTACTACGAGCCGAATGGCATCGAGGCATTGCTCAAACGCTTGGCTCCGTACTACGACGAGGAGAAGGAATACTGGGAGAACGGCCATCTGGTGGGTCTCAGCCGTTCCGGCGTCGCCGTTTCTCTCGAGCCCGGCGGACAGGTGGAAACCTCAATCGGCATTTTGAAGAAGCCGAGCGACCTAAATACGCTGTACTCCAAGTTCCGTCGCGAGCTCGACCCGATTCTTGACGATCTCGACTTCCGCTTGGTCAACTATGGTTACCAGCCCAAATCCAGCTTTGCGGATGTGCCGGTCAACCCCAAGGATCGTTATGATGCAATGACCGACTACCTCGGCCGCGTGGGTCAGTTTGGCCCCTGCATGATGCGTTGCTCCGCCTCCACTCAGGTCAGCATTGATTATGTGGATGAGCGCGACTCCATCGAAAAGTTGCGTCTGGGCACGGTTATCGGTCCGATTCTGGCCTACTTCTTCCGTAACACCCCGTATTTTGAGGGCGAGACGAACCCATGGCCGCTGCTGCGCCAGCGTATGTGGGATTATCTGGACTTCCAGCGCACCAATGTGCTGCCCGGCCTGTTCGATGATCGCTATGGTTGGGAGGATTACGCCATCGACGTGCTGTCCACGCCGCTTATGTTCGCTGATCTGACCCATACCCCTGAAGCTGTGGCTTCTGGAGCAAGCCCCAAGGAACTGCATCGCCCGGCGTTCCGTGAGAACGCGGGGGAGGTGTACCCAGACCGCGAACTCAACCCGTACGAGATCAACCACATCATCTCCACGCACTTCAATGACGTACGTCTGAAGAACTTCATCGAACTGCGTCACTGGGATTCACTGCCGATTGAGCGTGCCGAGCGTCTGACGGAGATTGTGTCCTCTCTGTTCTACGTGCCTGAGCACCGTGAACGTCTGGAAAGCTACTTCGAGGGCATCAGCGAGGAAGAGGTGTTCGAGGCCAAGGCCAACATTCAGGCCCACGGTCGCGAGGCTTCGCCATACGGCCAGCCGCTCGATTTCTGGAAGGAATTCTTGGGATTGGAGGGCCTCTTGTCCGACATTCCCGGCGATCTGAAGCACCCCGACGTGTTCCAGGAGTAA